The Rhodocytophaga rosea genome has a segment encoding these proteins:
- a CDS encoding mannose-1-phosphate guanylyltransferase translates to MTQNNYVVIMAGGVGTRFWPFSRTDFPKQFHDVLGTGKTLLQQTADRFTGICPPENIFIVTSVDYKDLVQKQLPFLTPDQILLEPTRRNTAPCIAYASYKIAVKNPHANIVVAPADHIILKEEEFKRTIKKALDATEKRDILITLGIKPSRPDTGYGYIQYIPNADADIKKVKTFTEKPFLELAQQFLESGDYVWNAGIFIWNAKAIMKNFQLHLDEMADLFEGGKKVYYTDGEEAFIKKTYSFCKNISIDNGVMEKSNEVYVVLSDFGWSDLGTWKSLYEVSHKDSAQNVIDGQVMLYDTKNCIIKTPKDRLVVVQGLDGYIVAEYDNVLLICKKDEEQKVKEFVADAKSKGAEYI, encoded by the coding sequence ATGACACAGAATAATTATGTTGTAATTATGGCCGGCGGTGTAGGTACCCGTTTCTGGCCTTTTAGCCGTACAGACTTCCCCAAGCAATTTCATGATGTATTGGGCACCGGAAAAACATTATTACAACAAACCGCTGACCGCTTTACCGGCATTTGTCCTCCCGAAAATATTTTTATTGTCACTAGTGTCGATTATAAGGATCTCGTACAAAAACAGCTTCCTTTTCTTACCCCCGACCAGATCCTGCTGGAACCTACCCGGCGGAACACAGCCCCTTGTATTGCGTATGCCAGTTATAAAATTGCAGTTAAAAACCCGCATGCCAATATTGTAGTAGCACCTGCCGACCATATTATATTAAAAGAAGAAGAATTTAAGCGCACCATTAAAAAAGCGCTGGATGCTACTGAAAAACGTGATATCCTGATTACCCTAGGCATTAAACCCAGCCGGCCTGATACTGGCTACGGCTATATTCAATACATCCCTAATGCCGATGCAGACATTAAGAAAGTAAAAACGTTTACAGAAAAACCTTTCCTGGAACTGGCACAGCAGTTTCTTGAAAGCGGCGACTATGTGTGGAATGCCGGTATTTTTATATGGAATGCCAAAGCAATTATGAAAAACTTCCAGCTTCACCTGGATGAAATGGCTGATTTGTTTGAAGGAGGAAAGAAAGTTTATTATACCGATGGAGAAGAAGCTTTCATCAAAAAGACTTATTCCTTCTGTAAGAATATTTCTATAGATAATGGGGTCATGGAGAAAAGTAACGAAGTGTATGTAGTGCTGAGTGATTTTGGCTGGTCTGATCTGGGAACCTGGAAATCGCTGTATGAAGTTTCGCATAAAGATTCCGCCCAGAATGTAATCGATGGCCAGGTGATGCTATATGATACCAAAAACTGCATTATTAAAACGCCTAAAGACCGGCTTGTGGTGGTACAAGGCCTGGATGGATATATTGTCGCTGAATACGATAATGTATTATTGATCTGCAAAAAAGACG